A single region of the Mesotoga sp. Brook.08.105.5.1 genome encodes:
- a CDS encoding FtsW/RodA/SpoVE family cell cycle protein translates to MRRRAEFLLPIFMISIMVFGLIVLFSATFGEREEYLFGRQLVWVLLSCAVFVFTAYVIKRNFWKSMSIVLIFASVVTLVAVLYLGSGEGSRRWIDLGIASFQPSELAKFSLILFLGFIYSREAKNKYGLFSLGVLSAAIFAGLIYLEPDLGSTIIIVVIWYFVTLISKRFDKLMIAMTALIAFFVPVVFMFGLKPYQRDRLLSFLNPEEYASGAAYNTIQAIRAIGSGGLEGTGMLQGTMNRLGYVPADHTDFIFSVLGEEWGFIGSVSLIVLYSLLLWRIWSITRKTTSEFGRIVLSGIFAVFAFHVVENIGMNLGLLPVTGIPLPFVSYGGSSSMIFALQLGIVQSYTGKEVEYDREHE, encoded by the coding sequence ATGAGGAGAAGAGCAGAGTTTTTACTTCCAATATTCATGATTTCTATAATGGTGTTTGGCCTCATCGTGTTGTTTAGCGCAACTTTTGGTGAGAGAGAGGAGTATCTGTTCGGAAGGCAATTGGTTTGGGTGCTGCTTTCTTGTGCTGTCTTCGTTTTCACGGCGTATGTGATTAAGAGAAACTTTTGGAAGAGTATGTCTATTGTCTTGATTTTTGCTTCCGTGGTCACTTTGGTCGCAGTTCTCTATTTGGGTTCTGGAGAAGGTTCAAGAAGATGGATAGATCTGGGCATCGCCAGTTTTCAGCCATCCGAGCTGGCCAAATTCTCTTTGATACTTTTCTTGGGGTTCATCTATTCTAGGGAAGCGAAAAACAAATACGGCCTTTTCTCTCTTGGTGTTCTCTCTGCCGCCATCTTTGCAGGTCTGATTTATCTGGAACCCGATCTCGGTTCGACGATCATAATTGTAGTAATCTGGTACTTTGTTACTCTCATCAGCAAGAGATTTGATAAACTGATGATTGCGATGACTGCTTTGATTGCTTTCTTTGTTCCAGTTGTCTTTATGTTCGGGCTCAAGCCATATCAAAGGGATAGGCTCCTCAGCTTCTTGAATCCAGAAGAATATGCGTCAGGTGCCGCCTATAATACTATTCAGGCAATCAGAGCAATTGGTTCTGGAGGTCTTGAAGGTACCGGAATGCTTCAGGGTACTATGAACAGACTTGGATACGTTCCAGCAGATCACACAGATTTCATTTTCTCGGTTCTGGGGGAGGAATGGGGTTTCATAGGCTCCGTTTCGCTTATAGTGTTGTATTCTTTGCTCTTATGGAGAATCTGGTCGATTACCAGAAAAACCACAAGTGAGTTTGGTAGAATAGTTCTTAGCGGGATATTCGCTGTTTTTGCCTTTCACGTGGTAGAGAATATCGGAATGAATCTGGGGCTTCTGCCAGTCACGGGCATCCCTTTGCCATTTGTAAGTTACGGTGGATCGTCATCGATGATATTCGCGCTACAGTTGGGTATTGTCCAAAGTTACACAGGTAAAGAGGTCGAGTACGATAGAGAACATGAATAG
- a CDS encoding S4 domain-containing protein yields MRLDKFLKVNGIIKRRVIAKEAIDKGYVERNNVPAKPSSELKPGDVVSVSFSNRTLVVRVTEEFLSEVIRETRE; encoded by the coding sequence TTGCGCCTGGATAAATTTCTTAAGGTTAATGGAATAATAAAGCGAAGAGTAATTGCAAAAGAAGCGATTGATAAGGGTTATGTTGAAAGGAACAATGTTCCGGCGAAACCATCTTCCGAACTAAAACCCGGAGATGTCGTTTCAGTAAGCTTTTCGAATAGGACTCTTGTAGTGAGAGTCACAGAAGAATTTCTTTCAGAAGTGATTAGGGAAACTAGAGAATAA
- a CDS encoding biotin--[acetyl-CoA-carboxylase] ligase, with protein sequence MMVGENVVSFSEIDSTNRFAIDNLDRLPSGSVIWSLSQTEGYGRHGRAWYSGKGGLWFSVVFKPTLIKEPNEYTKTVSVAIVETLLQLGFKSVRIKWPNDILISNKKVAGVLTEAVFTGNSLNGIVVGIGINVNNEIPAELNKIATSLNSVKGTYISLELLLGKLNKRIELLRKRYIIRGKNKYLTRLWKKHLAFSEGDEITVSLHKEEKVTGIIKRINPSSLQIEREDGEILDIKSGELIL encoded by the coding sequence ATGATGGTAGGAGAGAATGTAGTTTCTTTCTCTGAAATCGATTCGACAAATCGATTCGCTATTGATAACCTAGACAGGCTGCCTTCTGGCTCGGTCATATGGTCACTTTCTCAAACAGAGGGTTATGGTAGACATGGAAGAGCCTGGTATTCAGGTAAAGGTGGATTGTGGTTCTCCGTTGTATTCAAGCCAACGCTAATCAAAGAGCCAAATGAATACACAAAGACCGTCTCTGTTGCTATAGTCGAGACTCTATTGCAGCTGGGCTTTAAGTCTGTCAGAATAAAATGGCCCAACGATATCCTCATTAGCAACAAGAAAGTTGCTGGCGTATTAACTGAAGCTGTCTTCACCGGGAACTCGCTCAATGGTATCGTGGTTGGCATAGGCATAAACGTAAACAACGAGATCCCCGCTGAATTGAACAAGATTGCCACATCTCTTAACTCGGTGAAAGGAACCTACATATCCCTCGAATTGCTTCTTGGCAAGCTCAACAAAAGGATTGAACTTCTGAGGAAGCGATATATCATCAGAGGGAAGAACAAATACTTGACGAGACTTTGGAAGAAACACCTTGCTTTTTCCGAGGGAGACGAAATAACTGTATCCCTACACAAAGAGGAGAAAGTGACAGGTATAATAAAGAGGATCAACCCATCATCGTTACAGATCGAACGAGAAGACGGGGAGATCCTTGATATCAAGTCCGGCGAGCTTATTCTCTAG
- the panB gene encoding 3-methyl-2-oxobutanoate hydroxymethyltransferase, translated as MNVREIIESKDQRKLSMVSAYSYFEAKFAEQAGVDLILVGDSLGTMVMGKRDTLSVTMDEMIWSLKSARRGSKQGFIVADMPFGSYQCSREKAVENVIAFLRHGANAVKIEGGYETADLIKYLVDRGLPVMGHIGITPEHASLDGEYHIQGRDERSIKRLIESVNDLEEAGVFAILLEMVVEDVAKRLTEDTSVPTFGLGSGRYCNGQFLRLHDLLGINDESKPKYIKRYANLKTDIIAALSRFDEEVKSGMFPDEENAFEGVEEV; from the coding sequence ATGAATGTAAGAGAAATCATTGAATCAAAGGATCAAAGAAAGCTATCCATGGTTTCCGCATACAGTTACTTTGAAGCCAAATTCGCAGAACAGGCCGGTGTTGATTTAATCCTTGTAGGAGACTCCCTCGGAACTATGGTTATGGGCAAAAGAGATACATTATCGGTAACAATGGACGAAATGATCTGGTCTCTTAAATCTGCCCGCAGGGGCTCAAAGCAGGGGTTTATTGTTGCCGATATGCCTTTTGGATCCTATCAATGTTCAAGAGAGAAGGCAGTTGAAAATGTTATTGCCTTTCTAAGGCACGGCGCCAACGCTGTAAAGATTGAGGGAGGTTACGAAACTGCAGACCTGATCAAGTATCTAGTTGATAGAGGATTACCTGTTATGGGACATATTGGAATAACTCCTGAACACGCCAGCTTGGATGGGGAGTACCACATACAGGGAAGAGATGAAAGAAGCATCAAGAGGCTTATTGAATCTGTGAATGATCTCGAAGAAGCAGGCGTCTTTGCGATTCTTCTGGAAATGGTTGTTGAAGACGTTGCCAAGAGGCTGACTGAGGACACGTCAGTACCAACATTCGGCTTGGGTTCAGGGCGTTACTGCAATGGACAGTTTCTTAGATTGCATGATCTTCTCGGCATAAACGACGAGTCGAAACCTAAGTACATAAAGAGATACGCTAACCTGAAAACAGATATCATTGCTGCTCTTTCAAGGTTTGACGAAGAAGTGAAGTCGGGAATGTTCCCCGATGAGGAAAACGCATTTGAGGGTGTTGAAGAGGTTTGA